In the genome of Pseudanabaena mucicola str. Chao 1806, the window CCCATGACCGTAGCTTAGACCCATATAGCGAACGACTATGGCAAAAACTGGAGTCGCAACCCGTACGATTTGAACAGGAAATCAAAGTACCAGAGGCTGGTAAACGTAAAGCCCGTGTCGCCAAATTAGCTGTACGATTTTCTAAGGTTCTTCTACGAGTTCCCTATAGGTTTGACAATCGTGACCCATTACCAGTTTATGCTGTCTATGCAACAGAAATCGATTGCCCTGAAGGTGAAACTCCTTTGGAGTGGATGCTCTTGACCTCGGAAGTCGTGGAAGACTTAGAAACTGCCATTAAGATTTTACGTTGGTATACTTACCGTTGGCGGGTGGAAGATTTCCATAAAATCTTTAAGTCTGGCTGTCAGTGTGAACGTTATCGTCTGGCTGCTGAAGGGATGAAGACATTGTTAGGCTTTTTAAGTGTCTGTGCGGTTGAACTCTTACAGGTTAATCATCTCCATCGTAATCAACCTGATGCTCCTGCCGTTGAGATTCTTTCTCCTGTTCAGATTCAGGTTTTAAAGGCTCGATTCCCGAAATCTCCTCCTGTTTTAACTGTTGCTTGGGCGATCGAATCCATTGCTTTCCTTGGGGGGTATCTTGAGCATCGTCGTAAGTCTCCCATTGGTATTCAAGTCCTCTGGGGTGGTTGGTCTAATTTACGTGATCTTTGCCAAGGCTGGCTTCTTGCTCAAATTCATACTTAACGGGAAAAGTAAGGCTAAAGATAGGGTAGGTATTCCAGAGATTGATTATCAACAAATTACTGTGTGAAGATCAAGGTCAATTGTCATCATCTGTCTCCAAAGTTTTTTTAATTCTGTTCAGCTAAGGCTAGTATTAGATTGTCTTAAATTTTCAAGAAAAATACTGGTATGTCTACATTTGACTCAACAAAAACAAGACTCGCTACATTACTGGGAGATATCGTAACGGGCAAAATTCAATTGCCTGATTTTCAGAGGGGATGGGTTTGGGATGATGAACATATCAGATCTCTTTTAGTAAGCATTGCTCGTTCCTTCCCCGTGGGTGCAATTATGCTTTTAGAGTCCGGAGGAGATGCCAAATTTAAAGTTAGACCAGTTGAAGGTGTCGATCCAACAAAAGCAACACCTAACAAGTTAGAAAAGCTTATTCTTGACGGACAACAGAGACTTACATCCTTAACGCAAGTTCTCATGTTCAAGGAACCAGTCGAGACTCGTGATTCCAAGAAAAAATTACTTAAACGTTACTATTACATTGATATTGAGTTAGCACTTTCAGGGAAAGAAAATTACGAAAGTGCAATTATTAGCCTCGATCCAGATCGCATTCTGCGAGAAAACTTTGGACGAGATATTAAACTAGATCTCAGCACACCTGAACAAGAATACAGGAATTTCTTTTTCCCATGTAACCAGATTCTTAATTCCGACGCTTGGGAAGAGGGATTAAACAACTATGATCCAAGTAAGTTTGGGCTTTACATGAAATTTCGTGGTCAAGTACTCAACGAATTTCGTTCATATGATCTTCCCATCATTGAGCTTAACCGCGCTAATTCTAAAGAGGCTGTTTGTCTTGTTTTTGAGAAAGTTAATACGGGTGGAGAGCCTCTCACCGTTTTTGAGCTTATGACAGCTACTTATGCTGCTGATAACATCAACTTGAGAGATGAATGGTTTGGAAATCAGCAAGAAATTGTTGAAGGTATTCAACCACATCTAAGAAAGCAAAGTTTGCTTCGAGAGATCCAGCCTACCGAGTTTTTGCAAGGTCTAACCCTATTGAATTCTTTTTATAAACGGAAAGAAGATATCAATTCTGGGAAAACTGGAAAACAAGTGACGGGTGTAACAGCAAAACGTGAAGCTGTTTTGTCTTTACCCCTAAGTGCTTATCAAAAGTGGAAACAACCGCTTATAGATGGTTATTGGAAAGCAGCTAAATTTTTACGGCAAGAATCATTTTTCTCTACCAACGATTTGCCTTATCGCACTCAACTTGTACCATTAGCCGCAGTAATGGCACTACTAGGCGATCGCTGGCTCGAACATAAAGTCTACGAAAAAATAGCTCGTTGGTTTTGGTGCGGAATTCTCGGTGAGTTATATGGTGGTGCTGTAGAGACTCGTATGGCACTGGACATTCAAGAACTTATGGACTGGATTGAAGGCATCGAGAAAGAACCTTCAACTATTCGAGATGCCAACTTTCAACCTATGCGTTTAGAGACTTTACGTTCTCGTAATAGTGCTGCTTATAAAGGAATTAATGTTTTACTTCAACGCGAAGGAGCTAAAGACTTTTTCTGGAAAATTGCTATCAAAGATCTAGACGAAAATGATTGGGAAGAGCGCAAGCTTGATATTCATCACATATTTCCAAAAAGCTGGTGCGATAGACAAGGTATTCCTGCATCTCGCTATAACTCAATAATTAACAAAACTCCAATATCTTTTAAAGCCAACCGCACCATCGGGGGTAAAGCACCAAGCGATTATCTATCTCACATTCAGAATCACCCAAGTGTTCAACTTAATGAAGAAGATATGAACGCTATCCTCATGACACATTACATAGATCCGATCACCTTACGTCAAGATGATTTTGAGGGTTTCATGTTATCTCGCCAACGTATGATACTCAATAAAATTGAATCAGCCATAGGTAAACCAGTTTTAATTTCAGATGATTTAGGTTCGAGCAAATTTGAAGATGATGAAGAGTAATTCTTATAGATTATGAGATCGCCTTGCTGTAATTTTTGGTGAATAGGCGATAATGAAAGCAATTAGTTTGATTAGCTATAACCTTCATGCAGTTTGAGTGGGATGAAACAAAAAATCTGGAAAACATTCGTAAACATGAGATTGACTTTGCAGATGTTCCCTCAATGTTTGATGGTGAAATGCTGATTGAGCTAGATGACCGCTTTGATTATGGTGAAGATCGCTGGTTTGGGATCGGTTTTCTCGGTCTTGGAATAGCGGTAGTAGTCTGGACAGAACGTAAAAACAACATCATCCGAATCATTTCTGCAAGAAGAGCCAACCGTCATGAACAGAGAAGATTTGAACAGTACCTCTCGTACTAACTGGGCAGCATTGAAGGCAATGTCAGATGAGGATATTGACTATTCAGATATTCCGCCTCTAACAGATGAATTTTTTGAACGTGCAACTTTACGAATTCCCGTGGAGCAAGCTCAAAACTTAGTTCAACTAGATCCCGATGTAAAACAATGGTTTCAGAATCAAGGAGATCAATATAAAACTCTGATTAATAGTGTGTTACGCCAATATATAGAAAACAATAAACCTCAACAGTCTACATAAAGTTGTTCTGAATACTTTAATGGATAGGCGATCGCTGTTTTGTAATGTCAATGATAGGGCGATCGCATTTGATCAAGTAAGCTAGAAACACAAGATCTTAGACTACAGAGCGACTGACATGACATTAGCCGAAGTAATTCCAGCAGCACGGCGACTCAGTGCGATCGAAAAGCTCAAACTAATTCGGGTTCTTGTAGAAGACTTAGATATTACTGAAGATATTGCGCCAATCGAACCATTTAAAACCTATGACCTGCCGACTCCTCACGATATGTTTGGTGCTGGTGCAATTTTAATGGGAACAGTCAGACACAACTCATCAATCGATTAACAGGTCATCTTGGTAATCAGCAAGCAATGCCATTGTCCTTAATAGCTCAAATTGGAGAATTTGAACCAGTCAAATTAGTGTTTGCTTGGACAAATAGCCCAAATGCTCCATTAATTCTTGGTCAAACCAATTTTTTTTTGAATTTGACTTTTGCTTCTACCGTTCCGAGTCAGAGTTTGAAATTAACCCAAAAATCGTAAATCTGGCGATCTTTGGTTATGGGATTGGATAGGCGATCAAGTTTTGGTTGATTTTTTGGAGGGGCGATCGTTGAGATTAATTTTCTGAAGCTATTATTACCTTAGAAAATTTGGTAGTCATGCAATGTAATTGTATTGCATCTGAATTATTAGTGAGTATTTTAGACTGGAAAGAAAAAGACTCAGAAAAGGCTATCAAGTTTATTCAAACAAGACTAGATGACTTTGAAGCGACGATATCGGGAGCATCTTAGAATAGCCACTGAGTAGAAATTACTTATGAGAATAGAAACCATTGAGATAGGCAAAACGTTGTTCCAAGACTTGAGAGACATTGCGCTGATTCCAACGAGCGCCAGAAATCTTGACACAACGACCAATCTGATTAATTGTCGATTCATCCAATAAACTAATTTGAAAGCAGCATCATCTTTTCAACAAGATCACTGACCACACAGGGGAAAATCTGCTGAGACTTAATCACCTTACGGAAACTACTATTTATTGACTCAATCGCATTAGTGATATAAACCGAACTGTGAATCTCTGATTTATCTTCTTTTCTTGTAAGTATATTTATTCAGTGTCTATTTGAGATGCTCGCATCTATTAATGCTTTGATTAG includes:
- a CDS encoding GmrSD restriction endonuclease domain-containing protein; translated protein: MSTFDSTKTRLATLLGDIVTGKIQLPDFQRGWVWDDEHIRSLLVSIARSFPVGAIMLLESGGDAKFKVRPVEGVDPTKATPNKLEKLILDGQQRLTSLTQVLMFKEPVETRDSKKKLLKRYYYIDIELALSGKENYESAIISLDPDRILRENFGRDIKLDLSTPEQEYRNFFFPCNQILNSDAWEEGLNNYDPSKFGLYMKFRGQVLNEFRSYDLPIIELNRANSKEAVCLVFEKVNTGGEPLTVFELMTATYAADNINLRDEWFGNQQEIVEGIQPHLRKQSLLREIQPTEFLQGLTLLNSFYKRKEDINSGKTGKQVTGVTAKREAVLSLPLSAYQKWKQPLIDGYWKAAKFLRQESFFSTNDLPYRTQLVPLAAVMALLGDRWLEHKVYEKIARWFWCGILGELYGGAVETRMALDIQELMDWIEGIEKEPSTIRDANFQPMRLETLRSRNSAAYKGINVLLQREGAKDFFWKIAIKDLDENDWEERKLDIHHIFPKSWCDRQGIPASRYNSIINKTPISFKANRTIGGKAPSDYLSHIQNHPSVQLNEEDMNAILMTHYIDPITLRQDDFEGFMLSRQRMILNKIESAIGKPVLISDDLGSSKFEDDEE
- a CDS encoding BrnT family toxin: MQFEWDETKNLENIRKHEIDFADVPSMFDGEMLIELDDRFDYGEDRWFGIGFLGLGIAVVVWTERKNNIIRIISARRANRHEQRRFEQYLSY
- a CDS encoding BrnA antitoxin family protein, which translates into the protein MNREDLNSTSRTNWAALKAMSDEDIDYSDIPPLTDEFFERATLRIPVEQAQNLVQLDPDVKQWFQNQGDQYKTLINSVLRQYIENNKPQQST